The following nucleotide sequence is from Mucilaginibacter sp. cycad4.
CTTCTGAACGAAGCTCTCATTAAGCAACAAAATTAATGAAATTATATTTGGATGTAAAGACAGTACCTATCCGCTGCAAGTCCTCGCCTTTCCTGCCCGCAAACCCAACCCGCGCTGTGGGCTTTCCTCTACAAATCCTGAGGACACACTTTTTTATGCAGGGACTAATTGCATATTAAACTGTAGTGCCAATTTTTCAAGTTGCTTCCTTTTCTGTTCTTTTAAATGGTTTTGATAGGCCTCTATTCCTTTTTCTACAAACTCACTGCCATTAGTCATTACCCTATAATAATAGCACGCTATCTTTCGCGCTATTGCCTTTATGGCGATAGGACTTCCCCGCCTTGCACGTATTCTCCGACCAAATGCCCCAAGAGCGAGGTGTTTGCTGTTCAATAGACCCTGGGCCAGATTTCTGAATATCAGCCCTGCATTATTTTGACGCTTCATCCGTACCCGTTTATGCATCTTTCCCGAACTCGATTTCATCGGTGCCAGTTTCAACCAGCCACTAAAGTGCTTTTCTGTTGGCCAGGGACTCATATCTGTTCCCACCTCGCTTACGATCTGGAGAAAACTGTAATCGGTTATTCCTGCTATGCCTATCGGGTCTTTGCCTCCTGTCAATTTCAGCAAAGGCTTATGCAGGTTATCTATTTCAGGTTTATGGTAACGAATCGGTTTGCGTTTTACAGCTGTTTCAATATCGTCTTTATCTTTTGACATATCTTTTAACTGACGCTCTATCTCTGCATCGCATTCTTTTATTAAACTATTGTAATAGCAACAGGTGCCATAAGCCTGACGCAAGGCGAACAGATGCTCCTCGCTATAATGCCCCTCCAGTGATTTAATCACCAGATCTCTTTTCTTTTCCAGTATCCGCTCATGACATAATTCTGCCAGCGTAATGGCATCTCTTTCGCCTCCAAGTATGGCTGTTATCATGCGTATTCCGCTCGCTCCGCTGATATCGTTAATCACTTCTGTAAAACGGATATTCATTTGGGTTAGAGCTTTCTGCATCAAGTGAACCTGTGTGGCGGCGGCACGGATATGATCTTGCCGCAAACGGAGGTAACTTCTAACTTTACGCATTTCAATTTCCGGTATAAAACTTTTCCGTAAAAGGCCATAGCCATGCAATTGACGAAGCCACTGACAGTCTTTCACATCGCTTTTTCGACCTGGGACATTTTTTACATCACGCCCATTTACAAGGTAAACTTCTACACCCGCTTCCTCCAAAACTGTGTATAGTGTTATCCAGTAAACACCCGTGGATTCCATCGCTACTGTATTGATACCTAAAGAAAGCAAGTAATCACGGATCGCGTTACAGTCTGCCGTAAAAGTGGGGAAGATACGGATCTGATCTTCGCCTGCGTCTACAAAGAAATTTCTGCTGCCAATATCTATCCCTGCCGCATTGGGATGGACGATCTCAAGTGTTTTTGACATAAGCCTAATGGTTAAATAAATAAGCTTTAAGGCCTGCTGCTTATAAAATTCGATAGCATCCTGCACGGGAATACCGCTCTATAGAACGGCATCACCAATAAACCTTTCAATAAGCAACTGGAACAAGATTCCCTATCAGGTAATTAACACTAATTTGTAGCACTGTTACTTCCTGTAAAGCCTTATCCAAATTTAAGGCATGTCCCTTTATAAACCAACCGGAAACCCGGCCAGACTTCCCTAACACGGACACTATAATGAGTAATTTACTTTCGTTAAAAAAATATAGTCAATTATTCGGAAGCTACATAGCATATAATATAACGGTTTGGTTCATCTGCCAGAATATGCAGGTAGTATATATAATCTGAGGCAAGCGAAGCGCGGATGTTAGTATATATAAACGTTATCCATAAAATGGTGAATAATTGGTTTTGGCTGGTAAAATGTGCCGATAACGACTGGGCACATCTATTTGTCTATATGGTTTAAACTTTTTCTGACTGAAGCATAGCATGTTAAGTAAACATTAAGGAAAAGGGTTAAAAATAATTTGGATGAGTGTAAAAAGGGTGTACCTTTGCAGCCCGCAAACGAAGAAGCGGGGAGTTCTTTAAAGGTTGAGCGTGAATGAAGGGAAGGAGAAAAAAGATTGTAAAAATCTTTTGTGAAACCGGAAAATAATTCACACCTTTGCAGCCCGCAAACGAGGAAGAAAAGAGAGAGGGAAGCGGCTGAAACTTTTAGAAAATAAAAAAGTAAAAAAGTTTTGGAAAGAAGAAAAGGTTTTCTACCTTTGCAGCCCCAAGCGGGGAAGAAGTTTAAAAGCTTCTAAAGAAAAGAGGATGAGGGTTTTAGGCCTTAGGAATCAAGGGTGAAAGGGAGCGATTCCCACACTAAAAAAATTGACAAATCAACTCAGGTAAAACTGAAAGATTATATAGCTGAACTGGATAGGGAAGCGGGAAAGTTCTTTTAAGAAATGGAAATCATGTAGCGTAACGGGAGGCGAAGTCTAACCAAGGTTAAACTGAGCTGAAGAGTTACAAAATAAAGAGAGCCTGTATAAAGAGATAATAATACAGATTCTATTAATTAATAATAGGGTCAGTGATTAAAACAAAACATTTTACAATGGAGAGTTTGATCCTGGCTCAGGATGAACGCTAGCGGCAGGCCTAATACATGCAAGTCGGACGGGATTCGGGTGCTTGCACCTGATGAGAGTGGCGCACGGGTGCGTAACACGTATGTAACCTACCTTAGTCAGGGGGATAGCCTCTCGAAAGAGAGATTAAGACCGCATAACATCACGAAGTGGCATCGCTTTGTGATCAAATATTTATAGGACTAAGATGGGCATGCGCAACATTAGCTAGTTGGTGTGGTAACGGCATACCAAGGCTACGATGTTTAGGGGATCTGAGAGGATGACCCCCCACACTGGTACTGAGACACGGACCAGACTCCTACGGGAGGCAGCAGTAAGGAATATTGGTCAATGGACGGAAGTCTGAACCAGCCATGCCGCGTGCAGGAAGACGGCCCTACGGGTTGTAAACTGCTTTTGCAGGGGAATAAACCTTCTTTCGTGAAAGAAGTTGAATGTACCTTGAGAATAAGGATCGGCTAACTCCGTGCCAGCAGCCGCGGTAATACGGAGGATCCAAGCGTTATCCGGATTTATTGGGTTTAAAGGGTGCGTAGGCGGCTTTTTAAGTCAGGGGTGAAAGACGGTAGCTCAACTATCGCAGTGCCCTTGATACTGAAGAGCTTGAATGTACTTGAGGTAGGCGGAATGTGACAAGTAGCGGTGAAATGCATAGATATGTCACAGAACACCAATTGCGAAGGCAGCTTACTAAAGTATGATTGACGCTGAGGCACGAAAGCGTGGGGATCAAACAGGATTAGATACCCTGGTAGTCCACGCCCTAAACGATGAACACTCGATGTTGGCGATATACGGTCAGCGTCTAAGCGAAAGCGTTAAGTGTTCCACCTGGGGAGTACGCCCGCAAGGGTGAAACTCAAAGGAATTGACGGGGGCCCGCACAAGCGGAGGAGCATGTGGTTTAATTCGATGATACGCGAGGAACCTTACCCGGGCTTGAAAGTTAGTGAATGTGACAGAGACGTCACAGTTCTTCGGAACACGAAACTAGGTGCTGCATGGCTGTCGTCAGCTCGTGCCGTGAGGTGTTGGGTTAAGTCCCGCAACGAGCGCAACCCCTATGTTTAGTTGCCAGCATTTAAGGTGGGGACTCTAAACAGACTGCCTATGCAAATAGAGAGGAAGGAGGGGACGACGTCAAGTCATCATGGCCCTTACGTCCGGGGCTACACACGTGCTACAATGGATGGTACAGAGGGCAGCTACCTGGCAACAGGATGCCAATCTCTTAAAGCCATTCACAGTTCGGATCGGGGTCTGCAACTCGACCCCGTGAAGTTGGATTCGCTAGTAATCGCGTATCAGCAATGACGCGGTGAATACGTTCCCGGGCCTTGTACACACCGCCCGTCAAGCCATGGAAGCTGGAAGTGCCTGAAGTGCGTAACCGCAAGGAGCGTCCTAGGGTAAAGTCGGTAACTGGGGCTAAGTCGTAACAAGGTAGCCGTACCGGAAGGTGTGGCTGGAATACCTCCTTTCTGGAGCAGGCCCTCTGAGTGGCTCAGAACTGTTCGCTGCATGATATTTCTTAAAGTTAGTTAAATGGTTGATTAGGTTAAGTGGTGAGTAGTTGAAAAGCGAAGATCACAAAACATGAGCAGTCATATACTGATAACACACACGCAAAAGGAAACACCCAGAAGATGAAGCCATCAGTGGCAATAACATCTGAGAGGCGGGATTGTAAGAGATTACGATTGACGATTTGAAGAATAAAAAAATCTAAAATCGAAGATCGGAGATCCGAAATACAAAAAAGTCCTGTAGCTCAGCTTGGTTAGAGCACTACACTGATAATGTAGGGGTCAGCAGTTCAAATCTGCTCGGGACTACAAAAGAGGCGATGATTGAATTATAGAATTACTGAATTATTGAGTGAAAAACAATCAATAATTCAAAAAATCAATAATTCGATAATTCATCTTAGGGGGGATTAGCTCAGCTGGCTAGAGCACCTGCCTTGCACGCAGGGGGTCAACGGTTCGAATCCGTTATTCTCCACATTGAACCGGAAGTCATTAAGTCATCTGGTCATTGAGTCATTGAAAAATGACGTAGTGACTAAATGAAAGAATGACGGAGGATCAAAACGTTCTTTGACATATTGGAAGAAGTAATTGAAACAAGAGAAAACAACAGATAGAGACGTTGTTTGCTCAGAGGCAAGATTGCAAGAAAAAAGAGACAAGACTTCGGTCCTGGTTCTTGATTCCTGATCTCTTGACGCTAACAAACAATTATCTAAAATAAAGACATACCATGCGGCGCAAAAGGCGCATGAGTAGAAGAAAGTAAGAAAGGGTACACGGGGGATGCCTTGGCTCTCAGAGGCGAAGAAGGACGTGATAAGCTGCGATAAGCTGCGGGGATCAGCAAATATGACTTGATCCGCAGATTTCCGAATGGGGAAACCTAATTAGTTGAAGACTAATTGCATAAATGCGCTAACCTGCCGAACTGAAACATCTAAGTAAGCAGAGGAAGAGAAAACAATAGTGATTTCCAGAGTAGTGGCGAGCGAAATGGAAGAAGCCCAAACCTGTTATGTTACGGCATAGCAGGGGTTGTAGGACCACAACATGAATATTAAACAGAACCGGAACGGGGTGGGAAACCCGGCCATAGAGCATGAGAGCTGCGTACGGGTAATGAATAGTAGGATAGTGGTATCCTGAGTACCGCGAGGTCGGAGACGCCTTGTGGGAATTTGCCGGCACCATCCGGTAAGGCTAAATACTCCTGAGAGACCGATAGTGAACCAGTACCGTGAGGGAAAGGTGAAAAGAACCCCGAACAGGGGAGTGAAATAGAACCTGAAACCGTGTACTTACAAGCGGTCGGAGCCTGGCAACGGGTGACGGCGTGCCTTTTGCATAATGAGCCTACGAGTTACTCTTCCCTGGCAAGGTTAAGTGTTTAAGACACGGATCCGAAGCGAAAGCGAGTCTGAAAAGGGCGTATAGTCAGGGGAGGTAGACGCGAAACCTTGTGATCTACCCATGGGCAGGTTGAAGGTGCCGTAACAGGTACTGGAGGACCGAACCGATAAACGTTGAAAAGTTTCCGGATGACTTGTGGGTAGGGGTGAAAGGCTAATCAAACTGGGAAATAGCTCGTACTCCCCGAAATGTTTTTAGGAACAGCCTGGCGGTTGAGTTATAAAGAGGTAGAGCTACTAATTGGGTGCGGGGGAGTCAAATCCTACCAAATCCAGATAAACTCCGAATGCTTTATAATATACGCTGGAGTGAGGCTATGGGTGCTAAGGTCCATGGCCGAGAGGGAAAGAACCCAGACCATCAGCTAAGGTCCCTAAATTATTGCTAAGTTGAACTAACGAGGTCCGATTGCACAGACAGCTAGGATGTTGGCTTGGAAGCAGCCATTCATTTAAAGAGTGCGTAACAGCTCACTAGTCGAGCGATCGGGCATGGATAATAAACGGGCATCAAGCAGTATACCGAAGCTATGGATTGCATGTAAATGCACTGGTAGGGGAGCATTCTATTTGTCGGAGAAGCAGGAAGGTAACTGACTGTGGAGGGAATAGAAAAGCAAATGTAGGCATAAGTAACGATAAGGCGGGAGAGAAACCCGCCCACCGAAAGACTAAGGTTTCCTGATCAACGCTAATCGGATCAGGGTTAGTCGGGGCCTAAGGTGAAGCCGACAGGCGTAGCCGATGGACAACTGGTTAATATTCCAGTACTTTTTATTACTGCGATGCGGTGACGGAGTAGTGACACTGACGCGAACTGACGGAATAGTTCGTTAAAGGCTGTAGGTATAAGACGTGTAGTTAAGTACGCATGTTTTGCTGAAAGCTGATAGTACACAGAACCTTCGGGGGATGTGATAGTTCAGGTAATCAGACTTCCAAGAAAACCCGCTAAGCTTCAGGTAATAAAAACCCGTACCGTAAACCGACACAGGTAGTCGAGGAGAGAATCCTAAGGTGCTCGAGTGAATCATGGCTAAGGAACTCGGCAAAATGGCCCTGTAACTTCGGGAGAAGGGGCGCTGTCAGCAATGGCAGCCGCAGTGAAAAGGCCCAGGCGACTGTTTAACAAAAACACATGGCTTTGCAAAATCGCAAGATGACGTATAAGGCCTGACACCTGCCCGGTGCTGGAAGGTTAAGAGGGGATGTTAGTCGCAAGGCGAAGCATTGAATCGAAGCCCCAGTAAACGGCGGCCGTAACTATAACGGTCCTAAGGTAGCGAAATTCCTTGTCGGGTAAGTTCCGACCTGCACGAATGGTGTAACGATCTGGGCGCTGTCTCAGCCATGAGCTCGGTGAAATTGTGGTATCGGTGAAGACGCCGGTTACCCGCAACGGGACGGAAAGACCCCATGCACCTTCACTATAGCTTAACATTGATATCGGATACAGGATGTGTAGGATAGGTGGGAGACTGTGATGTGGCTTCGCCAGGAGTCATTTAGTCAACGTTGAAATACCACCCTTTCTGTATTTGGTGTCTAACTCTGCAAAGCGGAGAACATTGTTTGGCGGGTAGTTTGACTGGGGTGGTCGCCTCCAAAAAGGTAACGGAGGCTTTCAAAGGTAAGCTCAGTACGCTTGGTAACCGTACGCGGAGTGCAATAGCAAAAGCTTGCTTGACAGTGAGACAGACAAGTCGAGCTGGGTCGAAAGACGGATATAGTGATCCGGTGGTTCTGCATGGAAGGGCCATCGCTCAAAGGATAAAAGGTACGCTGGGGATAACAGGCTGATCTCCCCCAAGAGCTCATATCGACGGGGAGGTTTGGCACCTCGAT
It contains:
- a CDS encoding IS110 family transposase, which produces MSKTLEIVHPNAAGIDIGSRNFFVDAGEDQIRIFPTFTADCNAIRDYLLSLGINTVAMESTGVYWITLYTVLEEAGVEVYLVNGRDVKNVPGRKSDVKDCQWLRQLHGYGLLRKSFIPEIEMRKVRSYLRLRQDHIRAAATQVHLMQKALTQMNIRFTEVINDISGASGIRMITAILGGERDAITLAELCHERILEKKRDLVIKSLEGHYSEEHLFALRQAYGTCCYYNSLIKECDAEIERQLKDMSKDKDDIETAVKRKPIRYHKPEIDNLHKPLLKLTGGKDPIGIAGITDYSFLQIVSEVGTDMSPWPTEKHFSGWLKLAPMKSSSGKMHKRVRMKRQNNAGLIFRNLAQGLLNSKHLALGAFGRRIRARRGSPIAIKAIARKIACYYYRVMTNGSEFVEKGIEAYQNHLKEQKRKQLEKLALQFNMQLVPA